One window of the Pseudomonadota bacterium genome contains the following:
- the rlmN gene encoding 23S rRNA (adenine(2503)-C(2))-methyltransferase RlmN, with translation MTELAQQKCNLKDLTRPELVAMLAGMGKERFRADQIITWLYRHRVKNIGEMTNLSRSFREQLNEVAAIQLLECRAIEIAADGTKKFLFQLFDSSCIESVLIPEQKRLTLCLSTQVGCRQGCRFCVTGQQGFKRNLKVAEIVDQVIQVQKHADRLQQRISNIVFMGMGEPLDNFETLVKAIEILKYDDGLDFSSRRITVSTCGLVPQIGELGAMVDVSLAISLNATDDETRSRLMPINRRYNLNTLLTACRQLPLKRSSRITFEYILLKDINDSLVDASRLVRLLKPLKSKINLIPFNEHPDLPFYRPSKERISAFQAVLLDSGLTSIIRKSKGADISAACGQLRGNVGVSEAIRL, from the coding sequence ATGACAGAATTAGCTCAGCAGAAATGCAATTTGAAAGATTTGACTAGGCCAGAGCTGGTTGCCATGCTTGCCGGGATGGGGAAAGAGCGGTTTCGTGCCGACCAGATTATTACTTGGTTATATCGCCACCGGGTAAAGAATATCGGGGAGATGACCAACCTTTCCCGTTCTTTCAGGGAGCAGCTCAATGAAGTGGCAGCGATACAATTATTGGAGTGCCGTGCCATTGAAATTGCGGCAGACGGGACAAAAAAATTTCTTTTTCAGCTTTTTGACAGTTCCTGTATTGAGTCAGTACTGATTCCTGAGCAAAAACGATTGACACTCTGTCTCTCCACTCAAGTAGGCTGCCGTCAGGGTTGCCGCTTTTGCGTGACCGGTCAGCAGGGCTTTAAGCGTAATCTTAAAGTTGCAGAAATTGTCGATCAGGTAATTCAGGTACAAAAACATGCTGACCGCCTGCAGCAACGGATCAGCAATATTGTTTTTATGGGAATGGGGGAGCCTCTGGATAATTTTGAAACTCTGGTAAAAGCCATTGAAATCTTAAAATATGATGATGGATTGGATTTTTCATCCCGGAGAATAACTGTTTCAACCTGCGGTTTGGTGCCCCAAATAGGTGAACTTGGTGCTATGGTTGATGTAAGTCTGGCAATATCGCTGAATGCCACTGATGATGAAACCCGTAGCCGCCTGATGCCGATCAATCGTCGTTACAATCTGAATACATTATTGACAGCCTGTCGGCAGCTTCCCCTTAAGCGCAGCAGCAGGATAACCTTTGAATATATTTTGCTTAAAGATATCAATGACAGCTTAGTTGATGCCTCCCGATTGGTGCGGTTGCTAAAGCCACTGAAAAGTAAAATAAACCTGATTCCTTTTAATGAACATCCTGATTTGCCTTTTTACCGGCCGTCAAAAGAGCGGATTTCAGCTTTTCAGGCCGTTTTGCTGGATAGCGGTCTGACCAGTATCATCCGTAAAAGCAAAGGCGCTGATATTTCAGCCGCCTGCGGGCAGTTGCGGGGTAATGTCGGTGTTTCAGAAGCCATCAGGTTATAA